A stretch of the Sulfolobus acidocaldarius SUSAZ genome encodes the following:
- a CDS encoding 4Fe-4S ferredoxin, whose translation MSSTNNTQPQKITLDMYQNGVEYRLPFKPSKNFAIITDLNKCFGCAGCQMSCKEWNTSGMFGPLPDLNPYGDLDVMFWLRVLNVEVGNWPQTKVYNIPINCFHCMNAPCVPVCPVGATFKRVEDGIVLVDYNKCIGCKYCIYGCPYGNRFFDPVQGVVKKCTHCFDRLYDPTIPPEERIPACIHGCMVQARIWANILDPTDPGTILFVDKGGFVMGPETGANPASGYLPWRSDYAGNDDVELLSQEEYFNVWTATGVVQLGSQGTNSTTTQSNNSGS comes from the coding sequence ATGTCCTCCACAAATAATACACAACCCCAAAAGATAACCCTAGACATGTATCAAAACGGAGTTGAATATAGGTTACCGTTTAAACCATCTAAGAACTTTGCAATAATTACGGATCTAAATAAGTGCTTTGGCTGTGCAGGTTGCCAGATGTCGTGTAAAGAGTGGAACACATCAGGTATGTTCGGACCATTACCTGATCTTAACCCCTATGGAGACCTAGATGTAATGTTCTGGCTGAGAGTGCTAAACGTTGAAGTGGGGAATTGGCCTCAAACCAAGGTTTATAATATACCAATAAACTGCTTCCACTGCATGAATGCCCCTTGTGTACCTGTATGTCCAGTGGGGGCAACTTTCAAGAGAGTTGAAGACGGTATAGTTCTTGTCGACTATAACAAGTGCATAGGTTGTAAGTACTGCATTTATGGATGCCCTTATGGTAACAGGTTCTTTGATCCAGTTCAAGGAGTGGTGAAAAAGTGTACGCATTGTTTTGATAGACTATATGATCCAACCATACCACCAGAGGAGAGAATTCCAGCATGTATTCACGGATGTATGGTTCAGGCTAGAATCTGGGCAAATATATTGGATCCAACAGATCCAGGAACTATATTGTTTGTGGATAAAGGTGGATTTGTGATGGGACCTGAGACTGGAGCAAATCCAGCTAGCGGTTACTTACCATGGAGAAGTGATTATGCAGGCAATGATGATGTAGAGTTATTATCCCAGGAAGAATACTTTAACGTCTGGACTGCAACAGGTGTAGTCCAATTGGGGTCACAGGGAACCAACAGCACAACAACTCAGAGCAATAACTCTGGTAGTTAA
- a CDS encoding component of anaerobic dehydrogenase: MSSEQAILRFLIYDTFSEIFLYKIEDKEFNDMLDKLNDVTEKVGGVLKEIANVDMFEIRKKFKSKSKKDYLIEYTTLFLTGFGNKPLTPVESKRNYLLIGEGITTFRYNDIVRFYTTRGLVMKSRSFMHEPDHISTILGFMSFLIREEINLSKDNGDISKIVMDQYNFMTTHIMSWVPEWINDVLSDGRSDIFRPVCANLGRWINYDYSQMSKRAKFVGTVDSNLGQSFHGSR, encoded by the coding sequence ATGTCCAGTGAGCAAGCAATTCTAAGATTTTTAATATACGACACTTTTTCTGAAATCTTTCTATATAAAATAGAGGATAAGGAATTTAATGATATGTTAGATAAGTTGAATGACGTAACTGAAAAAGTAGGAGGTGTATTAAAGGAGATAGCCAACGTGGATATGTTCGAAATAAGGAAGAAGTTCAAGAGTAAATCAAAGAAGGACTACCTGATTGAGTACACGACATTGTTCCTTACAGGTTTTGGAAATAAACCTTTAACTCCGGTCGAAAGTAAGAGAAATTACTTACTTATAGGCGAGGGTATAACAACCTTTAGATACAATGACATAGTTAGATTTTACACCACAAGAGGTTTAGTGATGAAGAGCAGAAGTTTTATGCATGAGCCTGACCATATATCTACTATCTTAGGGTTTATGTCATTCTTGATTAGGGAGGAAATAAATTTATCAAAGGATAATGGAGACATATCTAAAATAGTCATGGACCAGTATAACTTTATGACGACACATATTATGAGCTGGGTGCCTGAATGGATTAATGATGTGTTAAGCGACGGTAGATCAGACATATTTAGACCAGTTTGTGCCAACTTAGGGAGATGGATCAACTATGATTATAGTCAAATGTCAAAGAGGGCTAAATTTGTTGGAACTGTGGACAGTAATTTAGGTCAATCCTTTCATGGATCAAGGTGA
- a CDS encoding 4Fe-4S ferredoxin yields the protein MNNVKILNRFVEYIFRNSYIFTIMIALLIPFLTLPVTFATMVLIGFLFQSLYYKRLSLSNYPYKLIDILSVLVVVYSFEFFSKAYNLPTYYAVISGLLVSAYLMYRVKFNIQRKVSYLSNSRVAFLILLLAFSLSWFASGILNFETGMISNVTGLYSNFGFFPLTSPLFALMDFLSVFATITASPWFMINMGVWMGLLGSFRVLELNKLENKIRYLLMMFAYAFYSIWLPNFSPISSSVQYIPYMWFNGLGTYGPVEPSYLIDGIIGTFAVTAILSFLFGGRQICSVTCTAPFMLQGTFQGSMRKYNRSSKLGRKTLTSKMTNWYKWVIITVWVSLIVFAVLSYFNYEGVISFSVLGNDVVQFYASLYFNVIWYFQFMFMPFLGNYACVTEGICAWGTFNQFFGYLGLFKLKVKDPQQCLNCKTVDCALACPVGLTDMRANFIKKGEFKSFKCIGVGDCVEACPHDNIVFHDVRSYLKKFSLKLLQKQSK from the coding sequence GTGAATAATGTGAAAATCCTAAATAGATTTGTGGAATACATTTTTAGAAATTCATATATTTTTACAATCATGATAGCCCTACTAATCCCTTTCTTAACTTTACCAGTTACGTTTGCAACTATGGTACTTATTGGATTTCTGTTTCAGAGTTTATACTATAAGAGGTTGTCACTATCAAATTATCCATATAAGTTAATAGATATCTTATCTGTTCTCGTCGTAGTGTATTCATTTGAATTTTTTTCGAAAGCTTACAATTTGCCCACATATTATGCTGTGATTTCGGGTTTATTGGTTTCCGCATATTTAATGTATAGGGTAAAGTTCAATATCCAGAGAAAGGTTAGTTACCTTAGCAATTCTAGAGTAGCTTTCCTAATTCTCCTCTTGGCATTTTCTCTTTCTTGGTTCGCTAGTGGAATACTGAATTTTGAAACAGGGATGATAAGTAATGTTACAGGCTTGTATAGTAATTTTGGTTTCTTCCCTTTGACTAGCCCTTTGTTTGCCTTGATGGATTTTCTGTCTGTTTTTGCTACAATAACAGCAAGTCCGTGGTTTATGATAAATATGGGAGTGTGGATGGGATTATTAGGTTCATTTAGAGTATTAGAGCTGAATAAGTTGGAGAATAAGATAAGATATTTATTAATGATGTTTGCGTATGCGTTTTATAGTATTTGGCTTCCTAACTTCTCCCCAATATCAAGTAGTGTACAATATATTCCTTATATGTGGTTTAATGGTTTAGGGACTTATGGTCCTGTGGAGCCGTCATACTTGATTGATGGAATAATAGGAACTTTTGCAGTAACAGCAATTCTCTCATTTCTATTTGGAGGTAGGCAAATATGCTCTGTCACTTGTACAGCCCCATTCATGTTACAGGGCACATTTCAAGGCTCTATGAGGAAATACAATAGGAGTTCTAAGCTGGGAAGAAAGACATTGACCTCTAAGATGACTAATTGGTACAAGTGGGTAATTATTACAGTGTGGGTGTCTTTGATCGTGTTTGCTGTCTTATCCTATTTCAACTACGAGGGAGTAATTTCATTTTCAGTCTTAGGTAATGACGTTGTACAATTCTATGCGAGTCTTTACTTTAATGTGATTTGGTATTTCCAGTTTATGTTTATGCCATTTTTAGGCAACTATGCATGTGTAACTGAGGGTATATGTGCTTGGGGGACATTTAACCAATTCTTCGGGTATTTAGGTCTTTTTAAGCTAAAGGTAAAGGACCCTCAACAGTGTCTGAACTGTAAAACTGTAGACTGTGCATTAGCATGCCCTGTTGGGTTAACGGACATGAGGGCAAATTTCATCAAAAAAGGAGAATTTAAGTCATTTAAGTGTATAGGTGTAGGCGATTGCGTAGAGGCTTGTCCACATGACAATATAGTCTTCCATGATGTTAGAAGTTACTTAAAGAAATTTTCACTGAAGCTGTTACAAAAACAAAGTAAGTAA